The Metabacillus sediminilitoris genome window below encodes:
- the tatA gene encoding twin-arginine translocase TatA/TatE family subunit translates to MLQNIGVPGLILILIIALIIFGPSKLPEIGRAFGNTLREFKSSAKDLMSEEKEDRGQSK, encoded by the coding sequence ATGTTACAAAATATTGGAGTACCTGGACTTATATTAATATTAATTATTGCTCTCATTATATTTGGTCCATCCAAGTTACCTGAAATTGGTCGTGCATTTGGGAATACATTAAGAGAATTTAAAAGCTCAGCAAAGGATTTAATGTCAGAGGAAAAAGAAGATCGTGGTCAATCTAAGTAA
- the tatC gene encoding twin-arginine translocase subunit TatC, translating into MKNQELTLVNHLGELRKRIIITLLAFILFIFGAFIFVKDIYEWLIRDLNRDLAVLGPSEILWVYFMISGVCAIALTIPIAAHQTWLFVRPGLTKKERKITLAYIPGLFTLFITGLSFGYFVVYPLVLNFLLSLSIGQFETMFTAEKYFKFMINLTLPFGFLFEIPIIVMFLTSIGVINPMLLSKARKLSYFLLTLIAIFITPPDIISDILVIVPLFILYEFSVTLSKIVYRKKIKKQSNRTIIPIKKPS; encoded by the coding sequence ATGAAAAATCAAGAGTTAACGTTAGTTAATCACCTTGGAGAATTAAGGAAACGAATCATCATTACATTACTCGCCTTTATCTTATTTATATTTGGTGCCTTCATTTTTGTGAAGGACATTTATGAGTGGCTTATTCGCGATCTTAATCGTGATTTAGCCGTTTTAGGACCGAGTGAAATTCTTTGGGTATATTTTATGATTTCAGGAGTATGTGCGATCGCGCTTACCATACCAATTGCTGCACATCAAACGTGGTTATTTGTAAGACCAGGACTAACGAAAAAAGAACGAAAAATAACATTAGCCTACATTCCTGGATTGTTTACTTTGTTTATTACAGGACTTTCATTCGGTTATTTTGTCGTGTATCCACTTGTTCTTAACTTTTTATTATCCTTATCTATAGGGCAGTTTGAAACCATGTTTACGGCCGAAAAGTATTTTAAATTTATGATTAACTTAACGCTGCCGTTTGGATTTCTATTTGAAATTCCAATCATTGTTATGTTCCTTACTTCTATAGGTGTCATTAATCCGATGCTTCTTTCTAAGGCTAGAAAGCTGTCGTACTTTTTACTGACCCTCATAGCTATTTTCATAACTCCACCCGATATCATTTCAGATATATTGGTTATCGTACCACTATTCATTTTATATGAATTTAGTGTCACATTGTCTAAAATCGTCTATCGAAAAAAAATCAAAAAACAATCAAATCGTACAATTATTCCAATAAAAAAACCGTCATAA